CCTCCTGATCGATCCTGTCGTCCAGCAGCAGCGGCTGCATGGTCTTCTCGAGCGACTCGGCCGACATGTAGCGCCTCGCCACCTGCCACTCGTCGTGCTGCTCGGCGAGCACGGAGCCCACGAGCCGGATGATGGACTCGCGGTTCGGGAAGATGCCCACCACGTCGCTGCGGCGCCGGATCTCGCGGTTCAGACGCTCCTGGGGGTTGTTGGACCAGATCTGGCGCCAGTGCGCGGTCGCGAAGGTCGCGAACGCCGTGATGTCGGCGACGGCCTTGTCGAGCATGACGGCGACCTCGGGAAACCGGCCTTCGAGCTTCTCCGTGACCCGGGCGAGCTGGGCTGCGACCTCTTCGGCGCTCGGCTGGGCGAAGACGGTGCGTACGAGCGTGGCCACGAACGGCTGGGCGGACTTGGGCACGCGGCACAGCACATTGCGCATGAAGTGCGTGCGGCACCTCTGCCAGGCAGCCCCGGGCAGTGCGGCCTCGATCGCCGCGACGAGGCCTGCGTGCGAGT
The window above is part of the Actinomycetota bacterium genome. Proteins encoded here:
- a CDS encoding IS256 family transposase encodes the protein GRREIVGLDIFTEETASAWTVFLRDLVSRGLSGVRLVVSDSHAGLVAAIEAALPGAAWQRCRTHFMRNVLCRVPKSAQPFVATLVRTVFAQPSAEEVAAQLARVTEKLEGRFPEVAVMLDKAVADITAFATFATAHWRQIWSNNPQERLNREIRRRSDVVGIFPNRESIIRLVGSVLAEQHDEWQVARRYMSAESLEKTMQPLLLDDRIDQEVVPALMAG